From Chaetodon trifascialis isolate fChaTrf1 chromosome 1, fChaTrf1.hap1, whole genome shotgun sequence, one genomic window encodes:
- the cog8 gene encoding conserved oligomeric Golgi complex subunit 8 translates to MAAVDVEDESILASIFKDSFPDSWRDNPDFAAYLSELSSFGVEKLSREPERLAEERAQILQQTRELAFSNYQTFIRTADCTEHIYRDFGRVESSVSRLLDKLPSFGERCRGFMKEAEEIGASRRMNSLTLNRHTEILEILEIPQLMDTCVRNGYYEEALELAAYVKRLEKKHSSLPVIQGIVREVRQSTQLMLNQLLQQLRSNSQLPVCLRVIGYLRRMDVFTEAELRVKFLQARGTWLNSILAAISEDDPYFHITKTIEACRVHLFDIITQYRAIFSDEDPLVPPAGGQAAVNEAAIFHGWVVQKVAEFLETLERDLQRGVGGRLDSLLGQCMYFGLSFSRVGADFRGQLAPMFQQVAAETFFTAVQEAVDKFQEDMNLYTLIALPSVLGGTIPPVAPSIQPGTLQPPMTLLDFQPLACFLNNILTAFNDLRLCCPVGLAQDVTRCLEDALKKVTRQILVFHRAEESAFSGREKELFVQFCCSYADDLLPFLNRCLQVLFPPAQLALILGVPATQLHRYGSLGCIDVPAVLEPLDFLLPERETLPPPTVPELDVTAELDSLTFETQLKEPLTGPDLTEEEGRPEPAPSPSVLRDSESEEQDEETLQGEDFSLE, encoded by the exons ATGGCGGCGGTAGACGTGGAGGATGAGAGTATTTTGGCGTCGATCTTTAAGGACAGCTTCCCGGACAGCTGGAGGGACAACCCGGACTTCGCGGCCTACCTGTCCGAGCTGAGCTCCTTCGGGGTGGAGAAGCTGAGCCGGGAGCCGGAGCGGCTGGCGGAGGAGCGGGCTCAGATCCTGCAGCAGACCCGGGAGCTGGCCTTCTCCAACTACCAGACCTTCATCCGCACCGCCGACTGCACCGAGCACATCTACCGGGACTTCGGCCGAGTGGAGAGCAGCGTGTCCCGGCTGCTGGACAAGCTGCCCAGCTTCGGGGAAAGATGCAG GGGCTTCAtgaaggaggcggaggagatCGGAGCGAGTCGCCGGATGAACAGCCTCACGCTGAACCGCCACACCGAGATCCTGGAGATCCTGGAGATCCCTCAGCTCATGGACACCTGTGTTCGCAACGGCTACTATGAGGAGGCTCTGGAGCTGGCGGCGTACGTGAAGAGGCTGGAGAAGAAGCACTCGTCGCTCCCCGTCATCCAG GGCATCGTGCGTGAAGTGCGCCAGTCGACTCAGCTGATGCtcaaccagctgctgcagcagctgcgcAGCAACTCGCAGCTGCCCGTCTGCCTTCGCGTGATTGGCTACCTGCGGAGGATGGACGTGTTCACAGAGGCGGAGCTTCGGGTGAAGTTCCTGCAGGCGCGAGGCACCTGGCTGAACTCCATCCTCGCCGCCATCTCTGAAGACGACCCCTACTTCCACATCACCAAAACCATCGAGGCCTGCAGGGTCCACCTGTTCGACATCATCACTCAGTACAGAGCCATCTTCTCGGACGAGGACCCGCTGGTCCCCCCCGCCGGCGGGCAGGCGGCGGTCAACGAGGCTGCCATCTTCCACGGCTGGGTGGTGCAGAAGGTGGCCGAGTTTCTGGAGACTTTAGAGAGGGACCTGCAGCGGGGCGTGGGGGGCCGCCTGGACTCCCTGCTGGGTCAGTGCATGTACTTCGGCCTGTCCTTCAGTAGGGTGGGGGCGGACTTCCGCGGACAGCTGGCGCCGATGTTTCAGCAGGTGGCAGCGGAGACGTTCTTCACGGCGGTGCAGGAGGCAGTGGACAAGTTCCAGGAGGACATGAACCTGTACACGCTCATCGCCCTGCCCTCGGTGCTGGGAGGGACCATCCCTCCCGTGGCCCCCAGCATCCAGCCCGGCACCCTGCAGCCCCCCATGACCCTGCTGGACTTCCAGCCGCTGGCCTGTTTCCTCAACAACATCTTGACCGCCTTCAACGACCTCCGGCTCTGCTGCCCCGTCGGCCTGGCTCAGGACGTCACCAGATGTCTGGAAGACGCCCTCAAGAAG GTGACCCGTCAGATTTTGGTGTTTCACCGGGCGGAGGAGTCGGCCTTCAGCggcagagagaaggagctgtTCGTCCAGTTCTGCTGTTCGTACGCCGACGACCTGCTGCCGTTCCTCAACCGCTGCCTGCAGGTGCTGTTCCCTCCGGCTCAGCTCGCCCTCATCCTGG GTGTTCCTGCCACTCAGCTGCACAGGTACGGCAGTCTGGGCTGCATCGACGTCCCCGCGGTCCTCGAGCCGCTGGACTTCCTGCTTCCTGAGAGAGAGACGTTACCGCCGCCGACGGTGCCGGAGCTCGACGTCACCGCTGAACTCGACAGCCTGACGTTTGAGACCCAGCTCAAAGAGCCGCTGACGGGTCCCGAcctcacagaggaggaggggcgTCCCGAGCCAGCGCCGAGTCCGTCCGTCCTCAGAGACTCTGAGTCAGAGGAACAGGACGAAGAGACGCTTCAGGGCGAAGACTTTTCCTTGGAGTGA
- the wdr59 gene encoding GATOR2 complex protein WDR59 isoform X1 encodes MAARWSSENVVVEFRDAQATAMSVDCLGSHAVLSGRRFLYMVNLEAPSEPPRKIGRQSKWDVGTVQWNPHRSESHVFAASSNQRVDLYSWRDGCGEVHTSLQGHTRVISDLDWSWFEPEFLVTSSVDTYIYIWDTRDTRKPTVALSAVAGASQVKWNRKNQYLLASSHDGDIRIWDKRKPNTAVEYVAAHLSKIHGLDWHPDNEFILATSSQDNSVRFWDYRQPRKYLNILSCQVPVWKARYTPFSNGLVTVMVPQLRRENSLLLWSTLDLNSPVHAFVGHDDVVLEFQWRPQKEGSKDFQLVTWSRDQTLRIWRVDPQLQKLCVSDVVEDMMDGMSLTVEAEKSLSSQEPGGHHSVGPVAENLQDQDSGGRQDSAGSGLPQTLQQEFSLVNLQIRNVNVEMDAVNRSCVVSAHFGSHQVHLVMKFPAQYPNNAVPTFQFVSPTTIPSAMKTKIQKILTDTSLQKVKRNQNCLEPCVRQLVSCLESDMTQEDGPASGPFILSNPVTPALQAFPRVTNTYGSYQDANIPFPRTSGARFCGTGCLVYFTRPITMHRSAPPTEPTPRSLSALSAYHSGVLTPMKMRSESQSTLRLYSGSPTRSDKDTVSISSFYYKERKLPISASRRWSVQTLHDWPKSRRFKTKREGTDYSNRPIKLAGKVIIQEISCLLPVHKALGESYILNMNDVQETCQKNAAAAVTVGRRDVAKVWALASAATNQDLSPDSDPDTETPWARHPFGRRLLETLLDHYSHMSDVQTLAMLCSVFRAQAPAQDCYSLYGHHPSRSSVFPPHHSRYPSFTSSSITSGSCSSTSDSITTTTWNTGRDPEHASPWGESSPDDYRFASQGYTDPREREREQHDMNKRLLDPANMLQFDDFKKCYGEILYRWGLREKRAEVLKFASCPPEPHKGIEFGVYCCHCRSQARGTQCAVCKRLTFQCAICHVAVRGSSNFCLSCGHGGHTSHMMDWFRRQDECPAGCGCHCLLQSTF; translated from the exons ATGGCGGCCCGCTGGAGCAGTGAGAATGTGGTGGTTGAGTTTCGGGATGCCCAG gCCACTGCCATGTCCGTGGACTGCCTGGGCTCGCACGCCGTGCTGTCTGG GCGGCGTTTCCTCTACATGGTGAACCTGGAGGCTCCGTCCGAGCCGCCGAGGAAGATCGGCCGACAGAGCAAGTGGGACGTGGGGACGGTCCAGTGGAATCCTCACAGATCAGAGTCCCACGTCTTCGCTGCCTCG AGTAACCAGCGTGTGGATCTGTACTCGTGGAGAGACGGCTGTGGAGAAGTTCACACCTCCCTGCAGGGACACACCCGGGTCATCAG tgATCTGGACTGGTCCTGGTTTGAGCCCGAGTTCCTGGTCACCAGTTCAGTGGACACCTACATCTACATCTGGGACACCAG AGACACTCGGAAACCCACGGTGGCGCTGTCAGCTGTCG CCGGGGCGTCTCAGGTGAAGTGGAACAGGAAGAACCAGTACCTGCTGGCGTCCAGCCACGACGGAGACATCCGGATCTGGGACAAAAGA AAGCCGAACACGGCGGTGGAGTACGTGGCGGCTCACCTGTCCAAGATCCACGGCCTCGACTGGCATCCAGACAACGAGTTCATCCTCGCCACGTCGAGCCAGGACAACTCCGTGAGG ttttgggATTACCGACAGCCCAGGAAGTACCTGAACATCCTGTCCTGTCAGGTGCCGGTGTGGAAGGCCAGGTACACG CCCTTCTCCAACGGCCTGGTCACAGTGATGGTTCctcagctgaggagagagaacagtctgTTACTGTGGAGCACGCTCGACCTCAACAGTCCCGTCCACGCCTTCGTGGGACACGACGACGTGGTGCTGGAGTTCCAGTGGAGGCCGCAGAAAGAAG GCTCGAAGGACTTCCAGCTGGTCACGTGGTCCAGAGACCAGACTCTGAGGATATGGAGGGTGGACCCTCAGCTGCAGAAG CTGTGTGTCAGTGACGTAGTTGAGGACATGATGGACGGGATGTCTCTCACCGTGGAGGCGGAGAAGTCTCTATCGTCTCAGGAGCCCGGCGGTCATCACAGCGTCGGTCCCGTGGCTGAAAACCTGCAGG ATCAGGACTCTGGAGGTCGTCAGGACTCGGCGGGTTCAGGTCTTCCTCAGACTCTGCAGCAGGAGTTCTCATTGGTCAACCTGCAGATCAGAAACGTCAACGTGGAG ATGGATGCGGTGAACCGCAGCTGCGTGGTGTCGGCTCACTTCGGCAGCCATCAGGTTCACCTGGTGATGAAGTTTCCCGCTCAGTATCCCAACAACGCCGTGCCCACCTTCCAGTTTGTTTCCCCGACAACCATCCCCTCCGCCATGAAGACCAAGATCCAGAAG ATTCTGACGGACACGTCACTTCAGAAGGTGAAGAGGAACCAGAACTGTCTGGAGCCGTGTGTCCGCCAGCTGGTGTCCTGTCTGGAGTCAGACAtg ACGCAGGAGGACGGTCCAGCCTCGGGTCCCTTCATCCTGTCCAACCCCGTCACTCCGGCCCTGCAGGCGTTTCCTCGAGTCACCAACACATACGGCTCCTACCAG GACGCCAACATCCCGTTCCCTCGGACCTCCGGCGCTCGTTTCTGTGGCACCGGCTGTTTGGTTTACTTCACCCGACCAATCACCATGCACCGCTCTGCCCCGCCCACTGAGCCCACGCCCAG gtccCTGTCGGCTCTGTCGGCCTATCACAGCGGAGTGTTGACTCCGATGAAGATGCGTTCAGAGTCTCAGAGCACTCTGCGTTTGTACAGCGGCAGCCCGACGCGCTCCGACAAAGACACTGTGTCCATCTCGTCCTTCTACTATAAAGAACGG AAGCTCCCAATCTCTGCCTCCCGCCGCTGGTCTGTCCAAACCCTCCATGATTGGCCG AAATCCCGCCGGTTTAAGACGAAGCGAGAGGGGACAGACTACAGCAACCGTCCCATCAAACTGGCCGGGAAGGTCATCATCCAGGAGATCTCCTGCCTGCTGCCCGTCCACAAAGCTCTGGGCGAGAGCTACAT tCTGAACATGAACGACGTCCAGGAGACGTGTCAGAAGAACGCAGCGGCAGCCGTCACGGTCGGACGCAGAGATGTCGCAAAG GTGTGGGCGCTGGCGTCAGCAGCGACCAATCAGGACCTGAGTCCAGACTCAGACCCGGACACAGAGACGCCCTGGGCCAGACACCCATTTGGACGCCGCCTGCTGGAGACgct cttgGATCACTACAGTCACATGAGCGACGTCCAGACGCTGGCCATGCTGTGCAGCGTCTTCAGGGCTCAGGCTCCAGCTCAGGACTGTTACTCCCTGTATGGACACCACCCGTCTCGCTCCTCCGTCTTCCCTCCACACCACTCCAGATAC CCCAGCTTCACCTCCAGCTCCATCACCTCGGGCTCGTGCTCCAGCACCTCTGACTCCATCACTACGACCACCTGGAACACAG GTAGAGACCCTGAGCACGCCAGCCCCTGGGGCGAATCCTCTCCTGACGACTACCGCTTCGCCTCCCAGGGTTACACGGACCCACGGGAACGAGAACGAGAGCAGCACGACATGAACAAGAG ACTGCTGGACCCCGCCAACATGCTGCAGTTTGACGACTTTAAGAAGTGTTACGGTGAAATCCTGTACCGCTGGGGTCTGAGGGAGAAGAGGGCCGAGGTGCTGAAGTTCGCCTCCTGTCCGCCTGAACCTCACAAAGGCATTG AGTTCGGTGTGTACTGCTGTCACTGTCGCAGTCAGGCTCGTGGGACTCAGTGCGCCGTCTGCAAGCGTCTCACCTTCCAGTGCGCCATCTGCCACGTGGCCGTACGCGGCTCCTCCAACTTCTGCCTGAGCTGCGGCCACGGAGGACACACCAGTCACATGATGGACTGGTTCCGCCGGCAGGACGAGTGTCCGGCCGGCTGCGGCTGccactgtctgctgcagagcaCCTTCTGA
- the nob1 gene encoding RNA-binding protein NOB1 isoform X1, with protein MAPTLVEHVVADAGAFLKRAPLQDIGRNIYTLRDVVDEIRDRPTRRSLAFLPYQLNFKEPRPEHIRLVTEFSKKTGDYPSLSATDIKVLALTYQLEVEHVGSQHLKKEPEFKVKVQSTQRHPETPVNVAGFHFPSKKPVDASDVPQTQTETKSSNATDADQFNSFHFWREPLPSIDSLLDLLDSTEVLNSKKKQKQTDRETSSDSSEFNSFHFWRQPPASIDDSLLDLLKVDDPSESSLDTLLQTEEPDGQSDDEDKENEPEDEEEDDDGGGWITPSNIKQVKMDSADWTAPADVRVGCLTTDFAMQNVLIQIGLHVLSVNGMLIKQARNYILRCHACFRTTSNMDKVFCPHCGNKTLKKLAMTVSEDGSVQMHFSKNPKVLNARGLRYSLPLPQGGKHSNNPQLVEDQHYPQQRLSRKARQKTDVFNPDYVAGASPFCQNDIYSRAANLHIRDGQCGGGRRRANPNATNKKFVKKK; from the exons ATGGCGCCTACCCTGGTGGAGCATGTTGTCGCAGACGCCGGAGCGTTTTTGAAGAGGGCTCCTCTCCAG GACATCGGCAGGAACATCTACACACTGAGAGACGTGGTGGACGAGATCAGAGACAGACCCACCAGGAGGAGTCTGGCCTTCCTGCCGTACCAGCTGAACTTTAAAGAGCCGCGTCCTGAACACATCAGACTGG tGACCGAGTTCTCCAAGAAGACGGGGGACTACCCGAGTCTGTCGGCCACCGACATCAAGGTGCTGGCCCTGACGTACCAGCTGGAGGTGGAGCACGTCGGCTCCCAGCACCTGAAGAAAGAGCCCGAGTTCAAG GTGAAGGTTCAGTCCACGCAGAGACACCCGGAGACGCCGGTCAACGTGGCGGGATTCCACTTCCCCTCCAAG AAGCCTGTGGACGCTTCGGACGTCCCGCAGACTCAAACAGAGACGAAGTCGTCAAACGCCACTGACGCTGACCAGTTCAACAGCTTCCACTTCTGGAGAGAGCCGCTGCCATCCATCGACAGCCTGCTGGACTTACTG GACTCAACAGAGGTTTTGAAttcaaagaagaaacagaaacagacggacagagagacgtCCTCCGACAGCAGTGAGTTTAACAGCTTCCACTTCTGGAGGCAGCCGCCGGCCTCCATCGACGACAGTCTGCTGGATCTACTG aaagTGGACGACCCCTCAGAGAGCAGCTTGGACACattgctgcagacagaggagccAGACGGCCAATCAGACGACGAGGACAAAGAGAACGAGCctgaggacgaagaggaggacgaTGACGGAGGCGGCTGGATCACTCCCAGTAACATCAAACAAGTGAAGATGGACTCTGCTGATTGGACAGCTCCTGCTGATGTCAGAGTTGGATGTCTGACGACCGACTTTGCCATGCAG AACGTCCTCATCCAGATCGGACTCCACGTCCTGTCCGTGAACGGGATGCTGATCAAACAGGCGAGGAACTACATCCTCAGGTGTCACGCCTGCTTCAG GACGACCAGCAACATGGACAAAGTGTTCTGTCCTCACTGTGGGAACAAGACTCTGAAGAAGCTGGCCATGACGGTCAGCGAGGACGGCAGCGTGCAGATGCACTTCTCCAAAAACCCCAAAGTGCTGAACGCCAGAGGACTGAGG TACTCGCTGCCGCTGCCTCAGGGagggaaacacagcaacaaccCTCAGCTGGTGGAGGACCAGCATTACCCCCAGCAGAGACTGTCCCGCAAAGCCCGTCAGAAGACGGATGTCTTCAACCCGGACTACGTGGCCGGAGCGTCGCCCTTCTGCCAGAATGACATCTACAGCCGAGCCGCCAACCTCCACATCAGAGACGGGCAGTGTGGAGGCGGCAGGAGGCGCGCCAACCCCAACGCCACCAACAAGAAGTTCGTTAAGAAGAAGTGA
- the nob1 gene encoding RNA-binding protein NOB1 isoform X2 → MGQDIGRNIYTLRDVVDEIRDRPTRRSLAFLPYQLNFKEPRPEHIRLVTEFSKKTGDYPSLSATDIKVLALTYQLEVEHVGSQHLKKEPEFKVKVQSTQRHPETPVNVAGFHFPSKKPVDASDVPQTQTETKSSNATDADQFNSFHFWREPLPSIDSLLDLLDSTEVLNSKKKQKQTDRETSSDSSEFNSFHFWRQPPASIDDSLLDLLKVDDPSESSLDTLLQTEEPDGQSDDEDKENEPEDEEEDDDGGGWITPSNIKQVKMDSADWTAPADVRVGCLTTDFAMQNVLIQIGLHVLSVNGMLIKQARNYILRCHACFRTTSNMDKVFCPHCGNKTLKKLAMTVSEDGSVQMHFSKNPKVLNARGLRYSLPLPQGGKHSNNPQLVEDQHYPQQRLSRKARQKTDVFNPDYVAGASPFCQNDIYSRAANLHIRDGQCGGGRRRANPNATNKKFVKKK, encoded by the exons ATGGGACAG GACATCGGCAGGAACATCTACACACTGAGAGACGTGGTGGACGAGATCAGAGACAGACCCACCAGGAGGAGTCTGGCCTTCCTGCCGTACCAGCTGAACTTTAAAGAGCCGCGTCCTGAACACATCAGACTGG tGACCGAGTTCTCCAAGAAGACGGGGGACTACCCGAGTCTGTCGGCCACCGACATCAAGGTGCTGGCCCTGACGTACCAGCTGGAGGTGGAGCACGTCGGCTCCCAGCACCTGAAGAAAGAGCCCGAGTTCAAG GTGAAGGTTCAGTCCACGCAGAGACACCCGGAGACGCCGGTCAACGTGGCGGGATTCCACTTCCCCTCCAAG AAGCCTGTGGACGCTTCGGACGTCCCGCAGACTCAAACAGAGACGAAGTCGTCAAACGCCACTGACGCTGACCAGTTCAACAGCTTCCACTTCTGGAGAGAGCCGCTGCCATCCATCGACAGCCTGCTGGACTTACTG GACTCAACAGAGGTTTTGAAttcaaagaagaaacagaaacagacggacagagagacgtCCTCCGACAGCAGTGAGTTTAACAGCTTCCACTTCTGGAGGCAGCCGCCGGCCTCCATCGACGACAGTCTGCTGGATCTACTG aaagTGGACGACCCCTCAGAGAGCAGCTTGGACACattgctgcagacagaggagccAGACGGCCAATCAGACGACGAGGACAAAGAGAACGAGCctgaggacgaagaggaggacgaTGACGGAGGCGGCTGGATCACTCCCAGTAACATCAAACAAGTGAAGATGGACTCTGCTGATTGGACAGCTCCTGCTGATGTCAGAGTTGGATGTCTGACGACCGACTTTGCCATGCAG AACGTCCTCATCCAGATCGGACTCCACGTCCTGTCCGTGAACGGGATGCTGATCAAACAGGCGAGGAACTACATCCTCAGGTGTCACGCCTGCTTCAG GACGACCAGCAACATGGACAAAGTGTTCTGTCCTCACTGTGGGAACAAGACTCTGAAGAAGCTGGCCATGACGGTCAGCGAGGACGGCAGCGTGCAGATGCACTTCTCCAAAAACCCCAAAGTGCTGAACGCCAGAGGACTGAGG TACTCGCTGCCGCTGCCTCAGGGagggaaacacagcaacaaccCTCAGCTGGTGGAGGACCAGCATTACCCCCAGCAGAGACTGTCCCGCAAAGCCCGTCAGAAGACGGATGTCTTCAACCCGGACTACGTGGCCGGAGCGTCGCCCTTCTGCCAGAATGACATCTACAGCCGAGCCGCCAACCTCCACATCAGAGACGGGCAGTGTGGAGGCGGCAGGAGGCGCGCCAACCCCAACGCCACCAACAAGAAGTTCGTTAAGAAGAAGTGA
- the wdr59 gene encoding GATOR2 complex protein WDR59 isoform X2, whose product MAARWSSENVVVEFRDAQATAMSVDCLGSHAVLSGRRFLYMVNLEAPSEPPRKIGRQSKWDVGTVQWNPHRSESHVFAASSNQRVDLYSWRDGCGEVHTSLQGHTRVISDLDWSWFEPEFLVTSSVDTYIYIWDTRDTRKPTVALSAVAGASQVKWNRKNQYLLASSHDGDIRIWDKRKPNTAVEYVAAHLSKIHGLDWHPDNEFILATSSQDNSVRFWDYRQPRKYLNILSCQVPVWKARYTPFSNGLVTVMVPQLRRENSLLLWSTLDLNSPVHAFVGHDDVVLEFQWRPQKEGSKDFQLVTWSRDQTLRIWRVDPQLQKLCVSDVVEDMMDGMSLTVEAEKSLSSQEPGGHHSVGPVAENLQDQDSGGRQDSAGSGLPQTLQQEFSLVNLQIRNVNVEMDAVNRSCVVSAHFGSHQVHLVMKFPAQYPNNAVPTFQFVSPTTIPSAMKTKIQKILTDTSLQKVKRNQNCLEPCVRQLVSCLESDMTQEDGPASGPFILSNPVTPALQAFPRVTNTYGSYQDANIPFPRTSGARFCGTGCLVYFTRPITMHRSAPPTEPTPRSLSALSAYHSGVLTPMKMRSESQSTLRLYSGSPTRSDKDTVSISSFYYKERKSRRFKTKREGTDYSNRPIKLAGKVIIQEISCLLPVHKALGESYILNMNDVQETCQKNAAAAVTVGRRDVAKVWALASAATNQDLSPDSDPDTETPWARHPFGRRLLETLLDHYSHMSDVQTLAMLCSVFRAQAPAQDCYSLYGHHPSRSSVFPPHHSRYPSFTSSSITSGSCSSTSDSITTTTWNTGRDPEHASPWGESSPDDYRFASQGYTDPREREREQHDMNKRLLDPANMLQFDDFKKCYGEILYRWGLREKRAEVLKFASCPPEPHKGIEFGVYCCHCRSQARGTQCAVCKRLTFQCAICHVAVRGSSNFCLSCGHGGHTSHMMDWFRRQDECPAGCGCHCLLQSTF is encoded by the exons ATGGCGGCCCGCTGGAGCAGTGAGAATGTGGTGGTTGAGTTTCGGGATGCCCAG gCCACTGCCATGTCCGTGGACTGCCTGGGCTCGCACGCCGTGCTGTCTGG GCGGCGTTTCCTCTACATGGTGAACCTGGAGGCTCCGTCCGAGCCGCCGAGGAAGATCGGCCGACAGAGCAAGTGGGACGTGGGGACGGTCCAGTGGAATCCTCACAGATCAGAGTCCCACGTCTTCGCTGCCTCG AGTAACCAGCGTGTGGATCTGTACTCGTGGAGAGACGGCTGTGGAGAAGTTCACACCTCCCTGCAGGGACACACCCGGGTCATCAG tgATCTGGACTGGTCCTGGTTTGAGCCCGAGTTCCTGGTCACCAGTTCAGTGGACACCTACATCTACATCTGGGACACCAG AGACACTCGGAAACCCACGGTGGCGCTGTCAGCTGTCG CCGGGGCGTCTCAGGTGAAGTGGAACAGGAAGAACCAGTACCTGCTGGCGTCCAGCCACGACGGAGACATCCGGATCTGGGACAAAAGA AAGCCGAACACGGCGGTGGAGTACGTGGCGGCTCACCTGTCCAAGATCCACGGCCTCGACTGGCATCCAGACAACGAGTTCATCCTCGCCACGTCGAGCCAGGACAACTCCGTGAGG ttttgggATTACCGACAGCCCAGGAAGTACCTGAACATCCTGTCCTGTCAGGTGCCGGTGTGGAAGGCCAGGTACACG CCCTTCTCCAACGGCCTGGTCACAGTGATGGTTCctcagctgaggagagagaacagtctgTTACTGTGGAGCACGCTCGACCTCAACAGTCCCGTCCACGCCTTCGTGGGACACGACGACGTGGTGCTGGAGTTCCAGTGGAGGCCGCAGAAAGAAG GCTCGAAGGACTTCCAGCTGGTCACGTGGTCCAGAGACCAGACTCTGAGGATATGGAGGGTGGACCCTCAGCTGCAGAAG CTGTGTGTCAGTGACGTAGTTGAGGACATGATGGACGGGATGTCTCTCACCGTGGAGGCGGAGAAGTCTCTATCGTCTCAGGAGCCCGGCGGTCATCACAGCGTCGGTCCCGTGGCTGAAAACCTGCAGG ATCAGGACTCTGGAGGTCGTCAGGACTCGGCGGGTTCAGGTCTTCCTCAGACTCTGCAGCAGGAGTTCTCATTGGTCAACCTGCAGATCAGAAACGTCAACGTGGAG ATGGATGCGGTGAACCGCAGCTGCGTGGTGTCGGCTCACTTCGGCAGCCATCAGGTTCACCTGGTGATGAAGTTTCCCGCTCAGTATCCCAACAACGCCGTGCCCACCTTCCAGTTTGTTTCCCCGACAACCATCCCCTCCGCCATGAAGACCAAGATCCAGAAG ATTCTGACGGACACGTCACTTCAGAAGGTGAAGAGGAACCAGAACTGTCTGGAGCCGTGTGTCCGCCAGCTGGTGTCCTGTCTGGAGTCAGACAtg ACGCAGGAGGACGGTCCAGCCTCGGGTCCCTTCATCCTGTCCAACCCCGTCACTCCGGCCCTGCAGGCGTTTCCTCGAGTCACCAACACATACGGCTCCTACCAG GACGCCAACATCCCGTTCCCTCGGACCTCCGGCGCTCGTTTCTGTGGCACCGGCTGTTTGGTTTACTTCACCCGACCAATCACCATGCACCGCTCTGCCCCGCCCACTGAGCCCACGCCCAG gtccCTGTCGGCTCTGTCGGCCTATCACAGCGGAGTGTTGACTCCGATGAAGATGCGTTCAGAGTCTCAGAGCACTCTGCGTTTGTACAGCGGCAGCCCGACGCGCTCCGACAAAGACACTGTGTCCATCTCGTCCTTCTACTATAAAGAACGG AAATCCCGCCGGTTTAAGACGAAGCGAGAGGGGACAGACTACAGCAACCGTCCCATCAAACTGGCCGGGAAGGTCATCATCCAGGAGATCTCCTGCCTGCTGCCCGTCCACAAAGCTCTGGGCGAGAGCTACAT tCTGAACATGAACGACGTCCAGGAGACGTGTCAGAAGAACGCAGCGGCAGCCGTCACGGTCGGACGCAGAGATGTCGCAAAG GTGTGGGCGCTGGCGTCAGCAGCGACCAATCAGGACCTGAGTCCAGACTCAGACCCGGACACAGAGACGCCCTGGGCCAGACACCCATTTGGACGCCGCCTGCTGGAGACgct cttgGATCACTACAGTCACATGAGCGACGTCCAGACGCTGGCCATGCTGTGCAGCGTCTTCAGGGCTCAGGCTCCAGCTCAGGACTGTTACTCCCTGTATGGACACCACCCGTCTCGCTCCTCCGTCTTCCCTCCACACCACTCCAGATAC CCCAGCTTCACCTCCAGCTCCATCACCTCGGGCTCGTGCTCCAGCACCTCTGACTCCATCACTACGACCACCTGGAACACAG GTAGAGACCCTGAGCACGCCAGCCCCTGGGGCGAATCCTCTCCTGACGACTACCGCTTCGCCTCCCAGGGTTACACGGACCCACGGGAACGAGAACGAGAGCAGCACGACATGAACAAGAG ACTGCTGGACCCCGCCAACATGCTGCAGTTTGACGACTTTAAGAAGTGTTACGGTGAAATCCTGTACCGCTGGGGTCTGAGGGAGAAGAGGGCCGAGGTGCTGAAGTTCGCCTCCTGTCCGCCTGAACCTCACAAAGGCATTG AGTTCGGTGTGTACTGCTGTCACTGTCGCAGTCAGGCTCGTGGGACTCAGTGCGCCGTCTGCAAGCGTCTCACCTTCCAGTGCGCCATCTGCCACGTGGCCGTACGCGGCTCCTCCAACTTCTGCCTGAGCTGCGGCCACGGAGGACACACCAGTCACATGATGGACTGGTTCCGCCGGCAGGACGAGTGTCCGGCCGGCTGCGGCTGccactgtctgctgcagagcaCCTTCTGA